A section of the Spirosoma pollinicola genome encodes:
- a CDS encoding flippase, producing MPPTKAQPASPEKEETSMISEHPVTEPKAALSKSVLKRFAINVASLFSVHAANMLLPLLTVPYVVRIIGPERLGLLNFSMAYVAYFTLLINYGFDTAAVRSIAADRTNKALINKIFSEVVVGKALLWVLSTIIFCIVSFSVPEFREHLVLHVCTYFSCIGVVLFPVWLFQAMEDLGRVAVFNLIVKILFTLTVFVVIRQADDYVYQNLSLSLAQVLVSVVAFRVAIKRFTIDFSWPAFSALAERFRDNRILFFTSVVATIYAGSNIFLLGLFSTPFSVGIFSAGTRIVGIVQAFVSLALNQAFFPIVANAFGQGREQGLRIVKTIFFPVTLFMMLISASIWIIAPYFIHLFYGAKFEEAILVLRVVALLPITLGLNNLMGVHTMLSLKMDKPFFRITAIGSVISLSLNALLIQKYSHVGVAYSWVITEACVTLGFYLYLRHKGVQLIQFKYLQDAVTFTSNRINTLFKS from the coding sequence TTGCCACCGACTAAGGCCCAACCGGCCAGCCCTGAAAAAGAAGAAACCAGCATGATTAGTGAACATCCAGTTACCGAGCCAAAAGCAGCCTTATCGAAATCGGTACTGAAGCGATTTGCCATCAATGTGGCGTCGCTGTTCAGCGTTCACGCGGCTAACATGCTGCTGCCCCTGTTAACGGTGCCGTATGTTGTACGCATCATTGGACCGGAGCGGCTGGGGTTGCTGAACTTCTCGATGGCGTATGTGGCGTATTTCACATTGCTGATCAATTACGGGTTCGATACGGCGGCTGTGCGCTCCATTGCCGCCGACCGGACCAATAAGGCGTTGATCAACAAAATTTTCAGTGAGGTGGTTGTTGGTAAGGCGCTGCTTTGGGTGTTGTCGACTATCATTTTCTGTATCGTTTCGTTCTCGGTACCCGAGTTCAGAGAGCATTTGGTACTGCATGTTTGCACGTATTTCAGTTGTATTGGTGTGGTGCTGTTTCCGGTCTGGCTGTTTCAGGCTATGGAAGATCTGGGCCGGGTGGCGGTGTTTAACCTCATCGTCAAAATCCTGTTCACACTGACCGTGTTTGTGGTGATTCGTCAGGCCGACGATTACGTCTATCAAAACCTATCGCTCAGTCTGGCGCAGGTGCTGGTTAGTGTTGTGGCTTTTCGGGTGGCTATCAAGCGGTTTACTATCGACTTTAGCTGGCCTGCCTTTTCGGCGCTGGCTGAACGCTTTCGTGACAATCGGATTCTGTTCTTTACGTCGGTTGTGGCAACGATTTATGCGGGGTCGAATATCTTTTTACTCGGTCTGTTTTCTACGCCTTTCAGTGTAGGGATTTTTTCGGCAGGTACGCGCATCGTCGGCATTGTACAGGCGTTTGTGTCACTGGCCCTGAATCAGGCCTTTTTCCCCATTGTTGCCAATGCCTTTGGGCAGGGCAGGGAACAGGGTTTACGGATTGTGAAGACTATTTTCTTCCCTGTCACCCTCTTTATGATGCTCATCTCGGCGTCTATATGGATCATAGCACCCTACTTCATTCACCTGTTTTACGGGGCTAAGTTCGAGGAAGCTATTCTGGTTTTGCGGGTTGTTGCTCTATTGCCAATCACATTGGGGCTCAATAACTTAATGGGTGTCCATACCATGCTCAGTCTGAAAATGGACAAACCATTTTTTCGAATTACGGCTATTGGCTCCGTCATCAGTCTTAGTTTGAATGCGCTGTTGATTCAAAAATACAGCCACGTGGGTGTGGCCTATTCCTGGGTTATTACAGAAGCATGTGTTACGCTTGGTTTCTATCTCTATCTACGCCACAAAGGTGTCCAACTAATTCAGTTCAAGTACTTACAGGACGCGGTCACGTTCACGTCGAACCGCATAAATACCCTGTTTAAATCATAA
- a CDS encoding glycosyltransferase family 2 protein has product MQTVAAVVVTYNRLNDLKKCIDSLQKQTRLLDAILVINNGSTDGTAEWLADQSTLRVITQANLGGAGGFATGIKTAYQADFDLLWCMDDDCLAAPNALQELLESPNIGPCIKNCMSVSTKDDAELAFYVDRPNRSYRQVTDMTSFDLVYGVASLFNGTLISSEVIRTIGIPDEKLFIWGDEVEYMTRAQKMGFPVVTVPNSVFYHPPSFDRNGIPWPGAWKQYYAVRNQRRVFQNMHGDKYGNLVFLQWSVRETLQQMMEKRKNRIYNFLLYGEAAFDSMLNNFRKRPETILTLRLYRFMHK; this is encoded by the coding sequence ATGCAAACAGTGGCCGCCGTTGTAGTAACATACAACCGACTCAACGATCTAAAAAAATGCATTGACAGTCTCCAAAAGCAAACCCGTCTGCTCGATGCCATTTTGGTTATCAATAATGGCAGCACAGATGGAACAGCGGAGTGGCTGGCTGATCAATCAACCCTGCGCGTTATTACGCAGGCTAATCTGGGCGGTGCCGGTGGTTTTGCGACCGGTATCAAGACCGCCTACCAGGCCGACTTCGATCTGCTCTGGTGTATGGACGACGATTGCCTGGCAGCGCCCAATGCGCTTCAGGAACTGCTTGAATCCCCAAACATTGGCCCCTGCATTAAAAACTGCATGTCGGTTAGTACAAAAGATGATGCAGAGCTCGCCTTTTATGTGGATCGCCCGAATCGCAGCTACCGACAGGTAACTGATATGACATCGTTCGATTTGGTGTATGGAGTGGCGTCACTTTTTAACGGCACGCTGATTAGTTCGGAAGTGATTCGGACGATTGGTATACCCGACGAGAAGTTGTTTATCTGGGGTGATGAAGTCGAGTATATGACCCGCGCTCAAAAAATGGGCTTTCCGGTGGTTACCGTACCTAATTCGGTATTCTACCACCCGCCTTCGTTTGATCGGAACGGTATTCCCTGGCCCGGTGCCTGGAAACAATACTATGCCGTTCGGAATCAGCGTCGGGTGTTTCAGAATATGCATGGCGATAAGTATGGCAACCTGGTTTTTCTACAGTGGTCCGTACGGGAAACCCTGCAACAGATGATGGAAAAACGCAAGAACCGGATATATAACTTTTTGCTCTACGGGGAAGCGGCTTTTGACAGCATGCTTAACAATTTCCGCAAACGGCCAGAGACAATTTTGACCCTACGGCTCTATCGGTTTATGCATAAATAA
- a CDS encoding glycosyltransferase family 4 protein translates to MNVLIATYLSPTSPSGVVTSTNILVNDLTSAGVNVHMVDATNTPVIWRKCLGVLKRLMRPLGGAFYVVYDEFAYFTGIYLSTRKLRQSHFDLIHAQDVRSGVAAWMALGRNTPVVLTCHFNDDPVHELVDTHALKSGFTKQLTAWYRYLFSHVKNYLFGSEYAYIKSKHLLPGNINKLILPNSVRLNAPVNAKETANPTETGKLIICNVGYIDERKNQQLLLQIGRELIRRGTTNFHIRLIGDGPKRAEYTQMANQFSLTDYVTFYGQQAEPWRLVAQSDLYIHTSLNDNCPYSLIESFAVGTPVLALPVGGIPEMLPDGAGALHGATVVELTDEVLTYFDAEKRQQLARVQSAYAAKVFDSQINLDKMLSFYRQLLGEPAPAVAHLAPVS, encoded by the coding sequence ATGAACGTACTTATTGCAACTTATCTATCGCCAACATCGCCCTCGGGCGTGGTCACTTCCACCAACATACTTGTCAATGATTTGACGAGTGCCGGTGTGAATGTCCATATGGTCGATGCCACCAATACCCCGGTAATCTGGCGCAAATGCCTTGGTGTATTGAAGCGGTTGATGCGCCCGTTGGGCGGGGCGTTTTATGTTGTATATGATGAGTTCGCTTATTTCACGGGCATCTATCTGTCTACCCGCAAACTGCGGCAATCTCATTTCGACCTTATTCATGCACAGGACGTTCGTTCAGGCGTAGCGGCCTGGATGGCCCTGGGTCGGAACACACCCGTTGTGCTAACCTGTCATTTCAACGATGATCCCGTTCATGAGCTGGTAGATACCCATGCGCTTAAATCAGGTTTCACGAAGCAGCTAACGGCCTGGTACCGCTACCTGTTCTCACACGTCAAAAACTATTTGTTTGGGTCAGAGTACGCCTATATCAAGTCGAAGCACCTGTTACCCGGCAACATCAACAAATTGATTCTGCCTAATTCGGTTCGCTTAAACGCGCCTGTCAACGCTAAAGAAACCGCTAATCCGACAGAAACAGGGAAACTGATCATCTGCAACGTAGGCTATATCGACGAACGGAAAAATCAGCAGTTGTTGCTCCAGATTGGTCGCGAACTGATTCGGCGGGGCACAACCAATTTTCACATACGGCTGATTGGCGACGGCCCGAAACGGGCTGAGTACACGCAGATGGCCAACCAATTTTCGCTAACGGACTATGTCACGTTTTACGGTCAACAGGCAGAGCCCTGGCGGTTGGTCGCTCAAAGTGATCTGTACATTCATACCTCACTGAACGACAATTGCCCGTACTCACTCATCGAGTCGTTTGCCGTTGGCACGCCGGTTCTGGCTTTGCCGGTTGGCGGCATTCCGGAAATGCTGCCCGATGGTGCAGGCGCTCTGCATGGAGCAACGGTTGTCGAATTGACCGACGAGGTTTTGACGTATTTCGACGCGGAGAAGCGCCAGCAACTGGCCCGCGTTCAGTCAGCTTATGCTGCGAAAGTATTCGACTCGCAAATTAACCTGGACAAAATGCTTTCATTTTATCGGCAACTACTTGGGGAGCCTGCTCCTGCTGTTGCCCATCTTGCCCCTGTATCATGA
- a CDS encoding O-antigen ligase family protein: protein MKIWIYRVVLFVLLFGMSALIYGGNALNPLLDKAVSGTTLIGIIALVIYYFRQPSLYKIVAWLLVLGVIGLVLESKYEYGQFVYSYFVIKRFAYCGLALMTYAVATQAGELKIQWANYLIFAFYIINQLFLGQIFSYNLTSESRTVTSNEALYLVIPCVYYLMMYLKDRKIPDLLWMLFTFAFIVFLLHRSVISAAIIAIGVVAGLSVIGKLSTGGFPVGRTLGTFVVLLILLAPALAVMPGNKVNAFMENIGGILDPKEDNTGSWRLEQSEYYLSKIPDKPILGWRYVGYDNGEIMENEDFPEKGTIIHSQYIDMLYNYGAVGLAINLLIILGTLVAIYRRNKVFSIEQTVLFCFLISGLIYAVSYQLPVFFWGFVGLGMYYARKQPSDDSSTDYQTVDIVDDSVIPSFRLTTKHEII from the coding sequence ATGAAAATCTGGATCTATCGGGTTGTCTTATTTGTGTTGCTATTCGGGATGAGCGCGCTCATTTACGGGGGTAATGCGCTCAACCCGTTGCTCGATAAAGCGGTTAGCGGCACAACCCTAATTGGCATTATCGCGCTGGTCATTTATTATTTCCGTCAACCATCTCTGTACAAAATAGTGGCCTGGCTGCTCGTACTGGGCGTAATTGGCCTGGTACTGGAATCCAAATACGAATACGGGCAGTTTGTTTATTCTTATTTCGTTATCAAGCGCTTTGCCTATTGCGGATTAGCGTTAATGACCTATGCGGTCGCCACACAAGCCGGAGAATTGAAGATTCAGTGGGCCAACTACCTGATTTTCGCTTTTTACATTATTAACCAGTTGTTTCTGGGTCAGATTTTCAGTTATAACCTAACGTCCGAAAGCCGAACCGTAACCTCCAACGAAGCCCTGTATCTGGTTATTCCGTGCGTATACTATTTGATGATGTATCTGAAGGATCGTAAAATCCCCGATCTGCTGTGGATGCTTTTCACCTTCGCCTTTATTGTGTTCCTCCTGCACCGTTCCGTTATCTCGGCGGCTATCATCGCGATTGGCGTGGTGGCGGGCCTGTCAGTGATAGGTAAACTTTCGACGGGCGGTTTTCCAGTAGGTCGCACGCTGGGCACGTTTGTCGTATTACTTATTCTGTTGGCGCCTGCGCTGGCCGTGATGCCGGGAAACAAAGTCAACGCGTTTATGGAAAACATTGGGGGTATTCTGGACCCTAAAGAAGACAACACGGGTAGCTGGCGTCTGGAGCAGTCGGAGTATTATTTAAGTAAGATTCCCGACAAACCCATACTGGGCTGGCGCTATGTCGGGTACGACAACGGCGAGATTATGGAGAATGAAGATTTTCCCGAAAAAGGAACCATTATCCACTCGCAGTATATCGACATGCTCTATAACTATGGGGCCGTTGGACTAGCCATTAACCTGCTGATCATCCTCGGTACGCTAGTGGCCATATACCGCCGGAACAAGGTTTTTTCTATTGAGCAAACCGTTCTGTTCTGTTTTCTCATCAGTGGCCTGATTTACGCCGTTTCGTACCAGTTACCGGTTTTTTTCTGGGGCTTTGTGGGTCTCGGTATGTACTACGCCCGCAAACAGCCATCTGACGACAGTTCGACGGACTACCAGACGGTTGACATCGTTGATGATTCCGTTATACCTTCTTTTAGATTGACTACAAAACACGAAATAATATGA
- a CDS encoding glycosyltransferase family 2 protein — MISIVIPVHNRLEFTRQCLECLSVQTYRNFQIIVVDDGSTDGTDTMIEQEFPDVVVLKGDGNLWWTEATNWGIRYAQKHEDKQQENFILTLNDDTRVAPDYLQTMLDAFRKHKPCLVGSVSVDSDNPEKLEYAGAAFELYTAGGRHLSEDYNSSYRELASRTSFVESHSLPGRGTLIPMEIFDKIGLYDSKKYIHYMSDIEFSVRARKAGYRLIVNVSSVVYEYVKATGIQVERKITFKEFINGFTSIKSPTNLRVRYNFAIDHSKTKALYFCFDVARICTGFLLRKVRIMKPL, encoded by the coding sequence ATGATCAGTATCGTTATCCCTGTCCACAACCGCTTAGAATTTACCCGGCAATGCCTGGAGTGTCTGTCTGTTCAGACATACCGAAACTTTCAGATTATCGTAGTCGACGATGGGTCTACCGATGGAACCGACACGATGATCGAGCAGGAATTTCCGGACGTCGTTGTCCTGAAAGGCGATGGCAATTTATGGTGGACAGAAGCGACAAACTGGGGTATTCGGTACGCACAGAAACACGAGGATAAACAGCAGGAAAATTTCATATTGACCCTGAACGACGACACCCGCGTGGCACCCGATTACCTGCAAACCATGCTGGATGCCTTCCGGAAACATAAGCCATGTCTGGTTGGCTCTGTAAGCGTCGATAGCGATAACCCCGAAAAGCTGGAATATGCCGGTGCTGCCTTTGAGCTGTATACTGCCGGTGGACGTCACCTGTCAGAGGATTATAACAGCAGTTACCGCGAGTTGGCTTCACGTACGTCATTCGTTGAATCGCACTCGCTACCCGGCCGGGGCACGCTTATTCCCATGGAGATTTTCGACAAGATTGGTCTGTATGATTCCAAGAAATACATCCACTATATGTCAGACATCGAGTTTTCGGTACGGGCTCGCAAGGCTGGCTACCGGCTCATTGTCAATGTATCCAGTGTAGTGTATGAATATGTAAAAGCAACCGGTATTCAGGTTGAGCGGAAGATAACCTTCAAAGAGTTTATCAATGGCTTTACGTCCATAAAGTCGCCAACCAACCTGCGGGTTCGCTACAATTTTGCTATTGATCATTCCAAGACGAAAGCTCTTTATTTCTGCTTCGACGTCGCCCGGATTTGCACTGGTTTTTTACTGCGCAAAGTCCGGATTATGAAACCACTATAA
- a CDS encoding glycosyltransferase family 4 protein: MKKVLLSAYACLPNHGSEEGTGWTYATTLSLNELEVHCLTKKDGKATIDPMLANGLFPNLMVHYVLLPAWVDKFCNSNLIGMYFHYIYWQWSAMKLARKLDQQHGFDIVHHVTYGSIQLGSFMYKLRKPFIFGPVGGGQKAPKNMKRYFGAYWSREWMRDWVSTILQYTNPGFYKSVQTADRLVVTNEVTYKLAKKLRPKLPIDRIWDAGLNSTFLPEKAVEHYPDSTLKLLWTGRLLPRKALELTIQALGKVDANIPVMLTIVGGKGEMADQVPQYIERYGVRDRINWVGHVTFQEVKNYYEQSDVFFFTSLRDSCPHQILEAMAYSLPVVTLDLHGQAELVNEDTGIRVQVINEEQVVADLAKAIEWMYAHPTQRLEMGQAGYAFAQTQLWETKIRTFIDELYPAVLSKTTTYSASLKRG, from the coding sequence ATGAAAAAAGTGCTTTTATCTGCTTACGCCTGCCTGCCCAATCACGGCTCCGAAGAGGGGACGGGCTGGACGTATGCAACCACACTCAGCCTGAATGAACTGGAAGTACATTGTTTGACAAAAAAGGATGGGAAAGCCACGATTGACCCAATGCTGGCAAATGGCCTTTTCCCAAACCTGATGGTTCATTATGTGCTGCTTCCGGCCTGGGTCGACAAATTCTGCAACTCCAATCTGATCGGGATGTATTTTCATTACATCTACTGGCAGTGGAGTGCGATGAAACTAGCCCGAAAGCTGGACCAACAGCATGGGTTTGATATTGTACACCATGTTACTTACGGCAGCATCCAGTTGGGAAGTTTCATGTATAAACTTCGGAAGCCGTTCATTTTCGGGCCGGTAGGTGGCGGGCAGAAAGCGCCAAAAAACATGAAACGGTACTTTGGCGCTTACTGGTCGCGGGAGTGGATGCGCGATTGGGTCAGCACAATTTTGCAATACACGAATCCCGGCTTTTATAAGTCAGTACAAACTGCCGATCGGCTGGTCGTGACCAATGAAGTTACCTATAAACTGGCAAAAAAATTACGACCCAAATTACCCATCGACCGGATATGGGATGCCGGGTTAAATTCAACGTTTTTGCCTGAAAAGGCCGTTGAACATTATCCCGACAGTACGCTGAAACTGCTTTGGACAGGTCGATTGCTGCCCCGTAAAGCCCTTGAGCTAACCATCCAGGCCCTGGGTAAAGTGGACGCAAACATTCCCGTAATGCTGACCATCGTTGGCGGCAAAGGCGAAATGGCCGATCAGGTGCCGCAGTACATTGAACGATATGGGGTTAGGGACCGCATCAACTGGGTTGGCCATGTGACCTTCCAGGAAGTGAAGAATTACTACGAACAATCGGACGTGTTCTTTTTCACGAGCCTGCGCGATTCCTGTCCGCACCAGATACTGGAAGCTATGGCTTATTCGCTGCCGGTCGTTACGCTGGATTTACACGGTCAGGCTGAACTGGTCAATGAAGACACAGGTATTCGTGTGCAGGTCATCAATGAAGAACAGGTTGTAGCCGATCTGGCGAAAGCCATCGAGTGGATGTACGCTCACCCTACCCAACGACTGGAAATGGGCCAGGCGGGTTACGCTTTCGCTCAAACGCAACTTTGGGAAACCAAAATAAGAACGTTTATCGACGAACTATACCCGGCTGTACTATCGAAAACAACTACGTATTCGGCTTCCCTCAAACGAGGGTAA
- a CDS encoding aldo/keto reductase yields the protein MITLDQLSSLGIGTSRAASLGSRLTPDFFAGLLHLASERGVNLIDTADFYGSGDSERLIARCLKKTGLPFFVVTKAGLPCVNAPGWMSPLNQVVKKIKQRTGTKNNYSAAYLISSVQKSAKRLSVDAVDAFLLHEPSWDDIANADSWEGLAKIRQQGLARYTGVSSNDYRVVEEGIRSGQVQLVQTSTAWQEGSDSPILDLCRMHNIPVVGNQVLRPYKSLQGKFNQQEKAIQELDGLEGMSLPQFLIASVLAEKKIDTVLFGTSDLAHLAHNIASLRYVSALPPSLSRINQLLS from the coding sequence ATGATTACCCTGGATCAACTTTCGTCCTTAGGTATTGGCACGAGTCGGGCAGCCTCGCTGGGAAGTCGGCTTACCCCAGACTTTTTTGCCGGGTTGCTTCATCTGGCTTCCGAACGAGGAGTTAACCTAATCGACACGGCCGATTTTTATGGGTCGGGCGATTCGGAACGATTGATTGCAAGATGCCTGAAGAAAACGGGCCTGCCGTTTTTTGTCGTAACCAAAGCGGGGTTGCCTTGTGTGAACGCGCCCGGCTGGATGTCGCCCCTCAACCAGGTTGTCAAAAAGATAAAGCAGCGGACAGGGACTAAAAATAATTATAGTGCTGCTTACCTGATTAGCAGTGTTCAAAAAAGCGCCAAACGCCTTAGCGTCGATGCTGTCGATGCGTTTCTGCTGCACGAACCGAGCTGGGACGATATTGCCAACGCCGACTCTTGGGAAGGACTGGCGAAAATCAGGCAGCAAGGGCTGGCCCGTTATACCGGGGTATCGTCCAACGATTATCGGGTGGTGGAAGAAGGCATTCGCAGCGGACAGGTTCAGCTCGTGCAAACATCCACAGCCTGGCAGGAGGGTTCTGATTCACCAATACTCGATCTGTGCCGAATGCATAACATTCCGGTAGTGGGGAATCAGGTGCTACGCCCTTACAAATCACTTCAGGGAAAATTTAACCAGCAGGAAAAAGCCATTCAGGAATTAGATGGACTGGAGGGTATGTCACTTCCTCAGTTTTTGATCGCGTCTGTTCTGGCCGAGAAAAAGATAGATACCGTACTCTTTGGCACCAGTGATCTGGCGCATTTAGCGCACAACATTGCTTCGCTGCGCTATGTATCTGCATTGCCGCCTTCGTTATCGAGAATTAACCAACTCCTGTCATGA
- a CDS encoding GMC oxidoreductase, translated as MIVTKNTFQPGQKLDADICIVGSGPAAISMALSLDKSPLSVILLTGGSWTETIANQDLYRGGVYPRGSHEPLEENRRRQFGGTSSAWGGRCIPFESIDFKTRSWVPDSGWPITYNDLLPYYHEAADLCQIGRFEFNAQKAFPTSTQEILDGMDSEELVSYSLERWSPPVHFGKTYRSTLENSTNIQVLLDAHVLAIQTQEDTGRISHVDVTMEGILLTVHAKNFVLAAGGIENARLLLHSTNDRFPTGLGNQYDNVGRYYMVHISGIFAEVKLSDKRKLMADFERDAGGIYCRRRWWFPESAQEANKLLNTIFFLYHPNTTTGHRDVLFSSRFVAKSVLSILSQKSVPRSINKAKELMPALKEHSINIAKNGFFEVPSLLKLSMQRMAKRRLPFLLPSKRNDYWGLYFQAEQAPNRDSRVCLSDSQTDAFGVPRAEVRLAFLDADIDSLVKTHTLFVNKFISRKLGEIRYSEKGLRQFLRERVKTFNSASHHIGTTRMSDNPETGVVDRNSKVYGVDNLYIAGSSVFPTGGHANPTLTIVAHALLLANYLKSKD; from the coding sequence ATGATCGTAACAAAAAACACGTTTCAGCCAGGCCAGAAACTCGACGCCGATATCTGCATTGTCGGCAGTGGCCCTGCGGCTATATCCATGGCGTTGAGCCTGGACAAATCGCCCCTTTCGGTCATCTTACTGACAGGCGGAAGCTGGACAGAAACCATCGCTAATCAGGATTTATATCGGGGTGGCGTGTACCCGAGAGGCTCACACGAGCCGCTGGAAGAAAACCGCCGACGCCAGTTTGGCGGCACCTCGTCGGCCTGGGGCGGGCGCTGCATTCCGTTCGAATCCATCGACTTCAAGACCAGGTCATGGGTGCCCGATAGTGGGTGGCCAATTACCTATAACGATCTGCTGCCCTATTACCACGAAGCCGCTGACTTATGCCAGATCGGTCGGTTTGAATTCAACGCCCAAAAAGCGTTTCCAACAAGCACACAGGAAATTCTGGATGGTATGGACTCCGAGGAGTTGGTTTCGTATTCGCTGGAGCGATGGAGCCCCCCGGTCCATTTTGGCAAAACGTACCGCTCAACGCTTGAAAACAGTACAAACATTCAGGTATTGCTGGATGCGCACGTTCTAGCGATACAAACGCAGGAAGATACAGGCCGCATCAGCCACGTCGACGTTACGATGGAGGGGATTTTATTGACCGTTCATGCAAAAAATTTCGTACTGGCAGCGGGTGGTATCGAAAATGCCCGTTTGTTACTGCATTCGACAAACGACCGTTTTCCAACTGGTCTCGGTAATCAGTACGACAATGTGGGGCGATACTACATGGTTCACATCAGCGGCATTTTTGCCGAGGTTAAGCTCTCCGACAAAAGGAAACTCATGGCCGACTTTGAACGGGACGCCGGGGGTATCTACTGCCGACGGCGCTGGTGGTTTCCGGAGTCAGCTCAGGAGGCCAACAAGCTGCTGAACACCATCTTTTTCCTATATCATCCCAATACGACAACCGGGCACCGGGATGTGCTGTTTTCGTCCCGATTTGTGGCGAAGTCGGTATTATCAATACTCAGCCAGAAATCGGTACCCCGCTCTATTAACAAGGCGAAAGAGTTAATGCCTGCTCTCAAGGAGCATTCTATTAACATTGCTAAAAACGGCTTTTTTGAGGTCCCTTCCCTACTGAAGCTCAGTATGCAGCGGATGGCTAAACGCCGGTTACCTTTTCTGCTCCCCTCCAAGCGCAACGACTATTGGGGGTTGTATTTTCAGGCCGAACAGGCACCAAACCGAGATAGCCGGGTGTGCCTGTCTGATTCGCAGACAGATGCATTTGGTGTACCCAGAGCCGAGGTAAGACTTGCCTTTCTGGATGCTGACATTGACTCGTTGGTAAAAACGCATACCCTTTTTGTCAATAAATTCATTAGCCGAAAGCTGGGCGAGATACGCTACTCGGAAAAGGGCCTTCGGCAGTTTTTACGTGAACGGGTAAAAACGTTCAATTCGGCATCGCATCATATTGGCACTACCCGAATGTCTGATAATCCCGAGACAGGAGTTGTGGACAGGAATTCAAAAGTATATGGTGTTGATAACTTATATATAGCGGGCTCCTCCGTATTTCCAACCGGCGGACACGCGAACCCGACACTTACTATTGTTGCTCATGCGCTGTTGCTGGCAAACTATCTAAAAAGTAAAGATTAA
- a CDS encoding glycosyltransferase family 4 protein gives MKKILISAYACIPDLGSEEGNGWFYSSLISQQGYKVWCLTRDLGKTRIEQKLQESPYPNLTFVYVTLPKWIDKAYWFGLLGMYFHYLYWQWSALKAAKKLTKDHQFDLVHHVSYTSLQLGSFLYKLKLPFIYGPVGGGQIAPDNMRHYFKEYWSKEKMRSWVSDLMLRFNPGCYQSVRYADYVLAWNEDTRKMIHGLGRTKQVEKEFGGVGKHFIPIDPITRPSHNSLELVWVGRLMPRKALELSLHGLSKVDPGLPIHLTIVGDGEMGKYVPEYIAQYKLENRVTWVGKVNYEQVKEYYRKADVFLFTSLRDTGPAQLMEAMGYSLPVVTLFLHGQAELVDDTTGIRVPVTEPESVAANLAKAIEWMYRNEAKRMEMGQNAFLFAHRQKWELKIKHITQKYYSPILDQSIRRPLAMSNLTE, from the coding sequence ATGAAAAAAATCCTAATCTCTGCTTATGCCTGTATCCCGGATCTAGGATCTGAAGAAGGTAATGGGTGGTTTTATTCATCCCTGATTAGCCAGCAGGGATACAAGGTCTGGTGCCTTACCCGAGACCTTGGTAAAACCCGTATTGAGCAGAAGTTACAGGAATCGCCCTACCCTAACCTCACATTTGTGTATGTGACCCTTCCGAAGTGGATTGACAAAGCGTACTGGTTTGGTCTTTTGGGTATGTATTTTCACTACTTGTACTGGCAATGGTCTGCCCTGAAAGCGGCAAAAAAATTAACCAAAGACCATCAATTCGACCTGGTTCACCACGTAAGCTACACGAGTCTTCAATTAGGCAGTTTTCTGTATAAACTCAAACTCCCCTTCATATACGGGCCGGTAGGTGGCGGGCAGATAGCGCCGGACAACATGCGCCATTATTTTAAAGAGTACTGGTCAAAAGAGAAAATGAGATCCTGGGTTAGTGATCTGATGCTCCGTTTCAATCCCGGATGCTACCAGTCGGTGCGTTATGCCGACTATGTGCTGGCCTGGAACGAAGATACCCGAAAAATGATCCACGGACTGGGCCGGACAAAACAGGTTGAGAAGGAATTCGGGGGCGTTGGCAAACACTTTATCCCGATAGATCCCATCACTCGTCCTTCGCATAATTCGCTCGAACTGGTTTGGGTTGGCCGGTTGATGCCGCGCAAAGCACTTGAACTTTCGTTACATGGTCTCAGCAAAGTTGACCCCGGCTTACCCATTCATTTAACCATTGTTGGCGATGGCGAAATGGGCAAATACGTACCCGAATACATTGCGCAGTATAAATTGGAAAACCGGGTAACCTGGGTAGGCAAGGTAAACTATGAGCAGGTGAAAGAATATTATCGGAAAGCCGATGTCTTTTTGTTCACCAGCCTGCGCGATACCGGACCGGCTCAATTGATGGAAGCAATGGGCTACTCTCTTCCGGTAGTTACCCTGTTTCTGCATGGTCAGGCCGAGTTAGTAGATGACACAACCGGCATACGAGTACCTGTTACCGAACCCGAATCCGTGGCGGCCAATCTGGCAAAAGCCATTGAATGGATGTACCGTAATGAAGCCAAGCGGATGGAAATGGGACAGAACGCATTCCTGTTTGCGCATCGGCAGAAGTGGGAGTTGAAAATTAAACATATCACCCAGAAGTACTACAGCCCGATTCTGGACCAGTCTATTCGCAGGCCGCTCGCGATGAGCAACCTTACCGAATAA